AATTTGTTTAAGTTGATTAACaataacatgaaagaaaaataacaagattcTCCGATGCAAGCACTGGTACCACACCTCTAATGCGAGAGCACATGCATGGAAAGGAAGGGTATGAAGAGTAACCCTCCCTTTCCTCGTCGCTTTCAAAATCATAACTCACAAACACCCTTAACATTAAAAATCATAATCGCGGCCTTAGAGAACAAGTTTTGAACATTAAACTACAGAACTTTTTCAATAAATGGAATGATCCCCAAAGGTGTATTTGAAAATTCTCAAACAGAGTGATTATTGCTTCTTAAGATTTCAAGACATCGGAAGGATATTTCATATTTGGGAGGATCCAATGATGGGAATTTATCATTTctcatttaaataataattaaccaAGAATCATGAACACTGACAATTTAAGATCCAAACACCAGGAACTTCCTATGTAAGTTGAAAACTTGACATTATGTCGTTGACTAAATGATATCAGAAgaggattttttaatttttcggaCTAATAAATAAGAAGTACAAATGAAGGGTGACTGGGTGAGTATGAAAATAATCACCTTTTGTCTTATGCAAGATTCTCAATGATAGTTAAGAAGTTCCAGAACAGATTTCCTATCAGGCATGCTGGGAATGGCCCCCTTCACTTGAACACAAAGAGAAGCCGCGGCAGCTATTGCACAAAATTGGCACACAAGAGTTAGGCACATCTTCCATAATGGAAAATTGTAGAAAGAAAAGGGAAATGCCTACGGTAAAGCATACCGGCAAATTTGAGGCATTCCTTTTTGGATTTGCCCTCAACTAATGCAACAGCAAAAGCAGCTGTAAAAGTATCACCAGCCCCAGTGGTATCAAGAACCTTCTTAGCAAATATGGCAGGTTGCTGAAttggttcttctccttcaataaaAAGTGCTGATCCTTTCTCCCCGAGTTTCACAAGGACTTGCTTAACTCCCTAACAATAGAGAAACATAAAGAACACTAATGGCATACAAACTAGAATCACACAGACATAAATAATGCCATTGCAACCACAGTGTCATTCATCTATCAATCAGCATTTTGCAATCAACAAAGACACATGAAGAGAAATTGAGACAACTTGGAATAAAAAAAACAATCAAGATATTGAGAGGACAAGTGCAATTAAATAGCTTCAACAGTTATTGAAcaacttctatttatttatttatctaagtCATGAAAATTATAAGGGTGGGTAATGAAAACCATAAAATTAAACAGTTGCTGTGTGCCACCCAATTAAgggataaaatatatataatggcATATCTTAGTTAACCAACATCGCATATAACATCAATGCACAGAGTGATCAGTTTTTCAAATTGATACTGAAACAATATACTCCTCTCAAAAGATCCATAGGCAATGAAAATGGTATACAAGAAAGGTAATACAAAAAAGCATTTCATGATGACCCAAATGTAATACAGAACTCACCCATTTATGGCATTTAGCTGCAGCCTGTGCAATATCTTCAAAGCTTTCAGTTGCCATTCCTGTAAGGCGACCAAGTTCAGTTTCATTAGGGCTCAGAATATCAACATAGTTCAGTAATTCTTGTGGAATTGGAGAATCCATGCCCCCAGCGTCAAAAATTACTGGGACACCAGCACTCCTTGCAGCCTGTATTTATAACATCATAATACATAATGCGATAATCACAAACTAGAAACTTGATtaaggaaagaaaatgagaaaggggaaattttgatgaaatttgaccAATAAGTAGGCACAACGAGGCCAATGTTGTAAAAGAATgccaatcatatctctttcaatcACTTTTAGCTTCTGAAGCAGTACGGATTCACAACACACACATACTCAAATAGAAACCCCACGGGAACGGAAGAAACACAAAATGCAATTGCCTTGGAAAGAGAAAACCCAACCTTTGCGACCTGAATGTTGACAGCATCAGGGATTTCCCTCTGGAGCAAGACAATGCCAGCGTTCCTAACAACATCAAGATCATGCTGAGGAAGAATCTCAGGCCAGCAGCTCATATTCGCACCACCAACAACAATTATGGAGTTCTGCCCATCAGACTGCAGCATCACAACAGCATGCCCAGTTGGGGTTCCACCACTAATCGTCGTCACGTGATCAAGACACACTCCACCACTCCTCAGCGCCTCGGTCACAAGCTTCCCATACGAGTCCTGCCCGACCTGCCCGACGAAGTACGTCGGGTAGGACAGCTTCCCTCCGCAAGCTGCCTGGTTTGCGCCCTTCCCGCCCGCGAGGGTCTGCCCAGTCTTAGCTGGCAGTGTTTCGCCTTCCTTTGGGAGCCTGTCGATCTCCACGTAGATGTCGGCATTCGCGGAACCGACCACCACGAGCGGCGGTTGTGGGTGGATTTTGGATGGGTTTGTCGAAGAGAGACATAGGATTGGTGTCTTGGGTTTTTTCTTCTTGTTGTTATGCTTTGTTTGGAATGGGAGGAATTGAACTTGGTTGGGGTTGGTGGTAGTGGTGGGAAAGGTTTGCAATTGGATTGTGTTCGTGGTTTGTGTTGGTGGTGGTGAAAGGTGTATTCCCTTCATTGTAGTTGGTTTCTCTAGTTTTTCTGTATTCTCTCTTGCGCACACATGCGACAAAGTCAATGGGTACCGAGATAGATGTGGCTATTTCCTATGCGAAAGTGACTTTGTTGGACCACCTTTTATCTAGGATTAGGATCCACTTGGGATTAGTTTAGCTAAAATGGGAATTAATTAAGCCAATGGTTTTTGTAAAtaccaattttttaaaatatttttcttttgttttatttgtaTTGTAATTTTGTATGCacacaatttttttatatttttaatattgggcTTTGAtgttgttagaaacaagagagtaATATAAAAGAGTGTATTATTCAGGTTGTGAAAAAGTACAATGTATAAGAGATATATATAAGTGTTGGAAGAATCAGAGTAATGAAAGTATACAattctataattaatatacatatatgctatataaatataatgatactaattgatctaatattgattctaatttattctctaatagcccccctcaaactcaagtgggagctaaagaTACCATCTTGAGTTTAGATACCAGAGTCCGAAAACGAGTCGGATGACGAGCCTTCGTAAAGATATCAATAGTCTGATCCAGTGTTCCAACAGCGatgagacgaacagcatcaataaggatgCATTGtggaacaaagtgacaatcaatctcaatgtgtttagtgcgttcatgaaacacatcattatgggcaaCTTGAATAGTAATGCGAttgtcacaaaaaacatcagtgGGGAACGACTGCGATGCACCCAAGTCTTCGAGAAGCTAACGAATCGAGACaacctcagcagtggtgtcagcaaGAGTACGGtattcagcttctgtgcttgatcgagcagtgaatgtTTGCTTCTTAGCTCGCTAGGAAATGAGAGagtcgccaagaaacaaacaataaccagtagtagaacgacgatcagttggatcaccagcccaatcagtaAGAGTATGCTTGAAGGGATAACAATGAATATGTataaaataaaggccatgaaatagggtgcctttgatgtagcgaagaacgcgaagaactgccgcatagtgagtagtacgaggagctgacaagaattGGCTAAGAACATGAGTCAGATAGGCAATGTCCGGTCGGGTGATAGTTAAGTAGACTAGTCCTCTAACTAACTGCCGATAAAGAGTAGGATATCCAAAACAGTGTCATCCATAGGAGTAAaacgaacattaggctcaagaggagtagactcagtgcgactatctgtaataCCGGCTCGAGCAGGAAGATCCGAAGCATACTTAGCTTCAGAGAGATAGATACCATCATCTGTGGATATGACGtcgagaccaagaaaataactgagagaaccaagatctttcatctcaaaaatACGGTGAAGGGAGGCATTGAGAtaagagataccatcaacatcatctccagtaatgatcatgttGTCAACATACAAAAGCAGAAGAACAATTCTATGTTCACTTTTACGAATAAAGAGAGCATTCTTATTAGGGCTGTAAGTGAAACCGAGATTGCATATAGTGGTgttgaacttgtcaaaccattcgcgaggagcttgcttaagaccataaagtgccttgcgaagggGACAAACTTTgctagaaggacaaggataaccCGAAGGGAGTTTCATATAGACcttttttttcaaatctccattaagAAATACATTCTTCAcgtccatctgactgagagaccattttttgacCGCAGCAATGGCAAGAAAAGCTCGAATAGATGTGAGATGAGCAACA
The DNA window shown above is from Arachis ipaensis cultivar K30076 chromosome B08, Araip1.1, whole genome shotgun sequence and carries:
- the LOC107613850 gene encoding uncharacterized protein LOC107613850 — its product is MKGIHLSPPPTQTTNTIQLQTFPTTTTNPNQVQFLPFQTKHNNKKKKPKTPILCLSSTNPSKIHPQPPLVVVGSANADIYVEIDRLPKEGETLPAKTGQTLAGGKGANQAACGGKLSYPTYFVGQVGQDSYGKLVTEALRSGGVCLDHVTTISGGTPTGHAVVMLQSDGQNSIIVVGGANMSCWPEILPQHDLDVVRNAGIVLLQREIPDAVNIQVAKAARSAGVPVIFDAGGMDSPIPQELLNYVDILSPNETELGRLTGMATESFEDIAQAAAKCHKWGVKQVLVKLGEKGSALFIEGEEPIQQPAIFAKKVLDTTGAGDTFTAAFAVALVEGKSKKECLKFAAAAASLCVQVKGAIPSMPDRKSVLELLNYH